A genomic region of Salinibacterium sp. NK8237 contains the following coding sequences:
- a CDS encoding alpha/beta hydrolase, whose translation MQIDSSAVLWSAPERERAGRPLIVLLHGYGSHEGDLFSLAPALPLGPVIASLRAPIPESGGFSWFPIDLSGGGLPQVSGVDDAANAVLEWLDAQQYTSVSLLGFSQGAAMSLQLLRLAPERFTSAVALSGFVASAEHPGDAALTSIRPPVFWGRGTDDPVIPTAAIERTEEWLVGHTRAETRIYEGLAHAISTDELNDFVSFLHTHS comes from the coding sequence ATGCAGATCGATTCCTCCGCAGTGCTCTGGTCGGCCCCTGAACGCGAACGGGCCGGCCGCCCGCTCATCGTGTTGTTACACGGGTATGGGTCTCACGAGGGCGATCTGTTCTCGCTCGCTCCCGCCCTGCCCCTCGGCCCCGTGATCGCCTCGCTGCGCGCGCCGATCCCCGAGAGCGGTGGGTTCTCGTGGTTCCCCATCGACCTCAGTGGTGGCGGTCTCCCCCAGGTTTCTGGTGTGGATGACGCAGCCAACGCCGTGCTCGAATGGCTTGATGCCCAGCAGTACACGAGTGTGAGCCTCCTCGGTTTCTCGCAAGGGGCGGCCATGTCGCTCCAGCTATTGCGGCTCGCCCCGGAACGCTTCACGAGTGCCGTCGCACTCTCCGGGTTCGTGGCCAGTGCCGAGCACCCCGGAGATGCGGCGCTCACGAGCATCCGTCCACCCGTGTTTTGGGGCCGTGGCACCGACGACCCGGTTATTCCGACCGCCGCAATCGAGCGCACCGAGGAATGGCTTGTTGGTCACACGCGTGCCGAGACCCGCATCTATGAGGGGCTCGCGCACGCAATCTCGACCGACGAGCTCAACGACTTCGTGAGCTTTCTGCACACGCACTCGTAA
- a CDS encoding ATP-dependent helicase codes for MSDVLGKFSPATREWFQGAFDAATPAQLGAWDAVSSGANALVVAPTGSGKTLAAFLWAIDQLASSPPPANPKQRTRVLYISPLKALGVDVERNLRAPLVGVTQTARRLGLGETDITVGVRSGDTTAQDRRLLARLPPDILITTPESLYLMLTSAARETLKNVDTVIIDEVHAVAATKRGAHLALSLERLDALLAKPVQRIGLSATVRPIEEVARFLGGRAPVTIVHPPSAKTFELSVVVPVPDMTIPGTVASARGKAGGGDGSDDEATPESAASLWPHVEERIVDAILEHRSTIVFANSRRLAERLTARLNEIYDERLSDGATSGDGGEGAGADGGTGNAAAVLERSQASADAAAYAAPQQPWKPPAQMMAQGGSTMGAAPLLARAHHGSVSKDQRAIIEDDLKTGVLRCVVATSSLELGIDMGAVDLVIQVESPPSVASGLQRIGRAGHQVGEISKGVLFPKHRTDLIHTSVAVERMRSGQIEALSVPTNPLDVLAQQTVAAVALDEIDIEEWFDTVRRSAPFSTLPRSAFDATLDLLSGLYPSDEFSELRPRVVWDRVAGTLSGRPGAQRLAVTSGGTIPDRGLFGVFMIGGEAGAPGRRVGELDEEMVYESRVGDVFALGTTSWRIEDITHDQVLVSPAFGQPGRVPFWKGDGLGRPAELGEAIGAFTKEIATASADDARARAESIGLDEHAVTNLIALVTEQKASTGHVPSDTTLVVERFRDELGDWRVILHSPYGMPVHAPWALAITARIREQLGVDGAAMAGDDGIVVRIPDTDAAPPGADLFVFDADELEQIVTEEVGGSALFAARFRECAARALLLPRRDPGKRSPLWQQRQRASQLLDVARKYPSFPIVLETVREVLQDVYDLPALTTLTKRIASRGIRVMETETDVPSPFARSLLFGYMAAFVYEGDSPLAERRAAALSLDPALLAELLGRAELRELLDPDVIAQTENELQRLVPERHARDAEGIVDLLRVLGPQTVAEIEARSLVTGAALATDLAGLAKANRVLEVTIAGERRWAGIEDSARLRDALGVPLPIGVPAAFIEPVDDPVGDLVSRYARTHGPFTLADAAARFGLGTAVVHDTLRRLAADRRVVDGEFRPGASGTEWCSVDVLRRLRSRSLAALRQEVEPVSHATLGRFLPAWQHVSAAGDSLRGIDGLAQVIDQLAGYSAPASAWENFILSARIRDYSPAWLDELTTSGEVVWAGQGALAGNDGWISLHPAATAALTLPEPDRDGLSELQQSILEALAGGGAFFFRQLSNQVGSTDDKVLLKELWDLVWRSLITNDSFAPLRAHLGGTVRATRAPRPARARAYRGRVSTVAQAGPPSASGRWALLETAEGETTVRAKSTAELMLERHAVVTRGAVVSEGIRGGFALTYRVLSGFEETGRARRGYFIEGLGAAQFATGATVDRLRGFTRDPDAAPQLLAITLAATDPANPYGAALGWPGLGGEDAGAEGGDAGVGADGAAGTAAAGKTSAGAGAAGDDTSDAWAATSASASAAASAKPIADSPKKHRPGRKAGAIVVMVDGHLALYLERGGKSLLAFDLEPAVVDAATRSLTSTLRGTLPKLRIEKVNGDFAVGTPVGKALVEAGFVATPQGLRLRA; via the coding sequence ATGAGCGATGTGCTCGGCAAATTTTCGCCCGCCACCCGAGAGTGGTTCCAGGGCGCGTTCGATGCTGCCACCCCGGCCCAACTCGGCGCCTGGGATGCCGTCTCGTCCGGAGCCAACGCGCTCGTCGTTGCGCCCACCGGTTCCGGTAAGACGCTCGCCGCATTCCTCTGGGCGATCGACCAACTTGCGTCGAGCCCTCCCCCCGCCAACCCGAAACAGCGCACTCGCGTTCTCTACATTTCTCCGCTGAAAGCTCTCGGCGTTGACGTCGAACGCAACCTTCGCGCCCCTCTCGTCGGCGTCACGCAAACCGCTCGGCGGCTCGGGCTCGGCGAGACCGACATCACTGTGGGCGTGCGATCGGGAGACACCACCGCGCAAGACCGCCGGCTGCTCGCAAGGCTCCCTCCCGATATCCTCATCACGACCCCTGAGTCGCTGTATTTGATGCTCACCTCGGCGGCCCGCGAGACCCTCAAGAACGTCGACACCGTCATCATCGATGAGGTGCACGCCGTTGCGGCCACCAAACGTGGCGCGCATCTGGCGTTGTCGCTCGAGCGGTTGGATGCTCTGCTCGCGAAACCCGTGCAGCGCATCGGCCTCTCCGCCACCGTGCGTCCGATCGAAGAAGTTGCTCGGTTCCTGGGCGGACGCGCCCCGGTCACGATCGTGCATCCGCCATCGGCGAAGACCTTCGAGTTGAGCGTCGTTGTTCCCGTTCCCGACATGACCATCCCCGGCACCGTGGCCTCCGCGCGCGGCAAGGCCGGCGGCGGCGATGGCAGCGACGACGAGGCGACTCCGGAATCAGCGGCATCCCTGTGGCCGCACGTCGAAGAACGCATTGTCGATGCGATTCTCGAGCACCGGTCGACGATTGTGTTTGCGAATTCGCGGAGGTTGGCCGAACGGTTGACCGCCCGTCTCAACGAGATCTACGACGAACGGCTCAGCGACGGCGCCACGAGTGGTGACGGTGGTGAAGGGGCTGGTGCTGACGGTGGCACCGGAAATGCTGCAGCCGTTCTCGAGCGCTCCCAAGCCAGCGCGGATGCCGCCGCCTACGCCGCCCCGCAGCAACCGTGGAAGCCGCCCGCTCAGATGATGGCGCAGGGCGGATCCACGATGGGCGCCGCCCCGCTGCTGGCCCGCGCGCATCACGGCTCGGTCAGCAAAGATCAACGCGCGATCATCGAAGACGATCTCAAGACGGGCGTGCTGCGCTGCGTCGTTGCGACGAGCTCGCTCGAACTCGGAATCGACATGGGTGCCGTCGATCTGGTCATCCAGGTGGAGTCGCCGCCGTCGGTCGCGAGTGGGCTTCAGCGCATTGGACGAGCCGGGCATCAGGTCGGGGAGATTTCCAAGGGTGTGCTGTTTCCGAAGCACCGCACCGACCTCATCCACACGTCTGTCGCCGTTGAGCGGATGCGCAGCGGGCAGATCGAAGCCCTCTCGGTTCCGACAAACCCGCTTGACGTACTCGCGCAGCAGACCGTCGCCGCCGTCGCCCTCGACGAGATCGACATCGAAGAGTGGTTCGACACCGTGCGCCGCAGCGCCCCGTTCTCGACCCTGCCGCGCAGTGCCTTCGACGCGACCCTCGACCTGCTGAGCGGGCTCTACCCGAGCGACGAATTCTCCGAACTGCGACCGCGTGTGGTGTGGGATCGCGTGGCCGGCACCCTCAGCGGTCGCCCCGGAGCCCAACGTCTCGCCGTCACCTCGGGCGGCACCATCCCCGACCGCGGCCTCTTCGGCGTCTTCATGATCGGCGGCGAAGCGGGAGCTCCCGGCCGTCGCGTCGGTGAACTCGACGAAGAGATGGTCTACGAATCACGCGTCGGCGACGTCTTCGCCCTCGGCACCACGAGCTGGCGCATCGAAGACATCACCCACGATCAAGTGCTCGTCTCCCCCGCCTTTGGCCAGCCCGGCCGCGTTCCGTTCTGGAAGGGTGATGGCCTGGGCCGCCCGGCAGAACTGGGCGAAGCTATCGGAGCGTTCACTAAGGAAATTGCTACGGCATCCGCTGACGATGCACGCGCGCGGGCAGAGTCGATCGGGCTCGATGAGCACGCCGTCACCAACCTGATCGCCCTCGTGACCGAGCAGAAGGCATCCACCGGTCACGTGCCGAGCGACACCACCCTCGTCGTCGAACGCTTTCGGGATGAGCTGGGCGACTGGCGCGTGATCTTGCATTCCCCGTACGGCATGCCCGTGCACGCACCGTGGGCGTTGGCGATTACGGCGCGCATCCGCGAACAGCTGGGCGTGGATGGCGCGGCCATGGCCGGTGACGATGGCATCGTCGTGCGCATCCCCGACACCGATGCCGCGCCGCCCGGCGCCGACCTGTTTGTGTTCGACGCTGACGAGCTCGAGCAGATTGTCACGGAAGAAGTCGGTGGATCGGCGCTGTTCGCCGCACGGTTTAGGGAGTGCGCCGCTCGCGCGCTGCTGTTGCCGCGCCGCGACCCCGGCAAGCGTTCGCCGCTGTGGCAACAACGCCAGCGGGCCTCGCAGCTGCTGGATGTCGCGCGCAAGTACCCGAGCTTTCCGATCGTGCTCGAGACCGTGCGCGAAGTGCTGCAAGACGTGTACGACCTGCCGGCGCTCACGACGCTGACGAAGCGCATCGCCAGCCGCGGCATCCGCGTGATGGAGACTGAGACAGATGTGCCGTCGCCGTTCGCGCGCAGCCTACTGTTCGGCTATATGGCCGCTTTCGTATACGAGGGCGATTCGCCGCTGGCCGAGCGTCGTGCCGCCGCGCTCTCGCTCGACCCAGCGCTGCTCGCCGAGCTTCTCGGTCGGGCCGAACTTCGCGAACTGCTCGACCCCGACGTGATCGCCCAGACTGAGAACGAGTTGCAGCGGCTGGTGCCCGAGCGTCATGCTCGGGATGCTGAGGGCATCGTCGATCTGCTGCGCGTGCTTGGCCCGCAGACTGTCGCCGAGATCGAGGCCCGCTCGCTCGTGACCGGTGCCGCCCTCGCCACTGACTTGGCTGGCCTCGCGAAAGCGAACCGGGTTCTCGAAGTGACCATTGCGGGCGAACGCCGCTGGGCTGGCATCGAAGACTCCGCGCGGCTGCGGGATGCCCTCGGGGTTCCGCTGCCGATTGGTGTGCCCGCCGCGTTTATCGAGCCCGTTGATGATCCCGTCGGCGACCTTGTCAGTCGCTACGCCCGCACCCACGGACCCTTCACACTGGCGGATGCCGCAGCCCGCTTCGGTCTCGGAACCGCCGTCGTGCACGACACCCTGCGTCGGCTCGCGGCCGACCGTCGCGTCGTCGACGGCGAGTTTCGCCCCGGCGCGAGCGGCACCGAGTGGTGCTCGGTGGATGTGCTGCGTCGCCTGCGCAGTCGCTCGCTTGCGGCACTGCGGCAAGAGGTCGAGCCGGTGTCCCACGCGACTCTTGGACGGTTCCTACCCGCGTGGCAACACGTGTCCGCTGCCGGTGACTCACTGCGCGGGATTGATGGTCTGGCCCAAGTGATCGACCAACTGGCTGGATACTCGGCTCCGGCATCCGCGTGGGAGAACTTCATTCTGAGTGCCCGCATTCGCGACTATTCGCCCGCGTGGCTCGACGAGCTGACGACGTCGGGCGAAGTGGTGTGGGCCGGGCAAGGTGCGCTGGCGGGTAACGATGGCTGGATCAGTTTGCACCCCGCGGCGACCGCAGCGCTGACGCTGCCCGAGCCTGATCGCGATGGGCTGAGTGAGCTGCAGCAGAGCATTCTCGAGGCGTTGGCCGGTGGCGGTGCGTTCTTCTTTAGGCAGCTGTCGAATCAGGTGGGCAGCACGGATGACAAGGTTCTGCTGAAGGAATTGTGGGATTTGGTGTGGCGCTCGCTCATCACGAACGACAGCTTTGCGCCCCTGCGCGCGCACCTCGGAGGAACCGTGCGGGCCACTCGGGCACCGCGTCCGGCACGGGCTCGCGCCTATCGCGGACGTGTTTCGACGGTCGCGCAGGCGGGGCCGCCGAGTGCGTCCGGCCGGTGGGCGCTGCTCGAAACTGCCGAGGGTGAGACGACGGTGCGCGCCAAGTCGACTGCCGAGTTGATGCTCGAACGGCACGCTGTCGTCACGCGCGGCGCGGTCGTGAGCGAGGGCATCCGCGGTGGCTTCGCCCTGACCTACCGCGTGCTGAGCGGCTTCGAAGAGACCGGTCGCGCCCGTCGCGGTTACTTCATCGAGGGGCTCGGTGCCGCCCAGTTCGCGACCGGAGCCACCGTTGACCGCCTGCGTGGTTTCACTCGGGATCCGGATGCTGCGCCCCAACTTTTGGCGATCACTCTCGCCGCGACCGACCCCGCCAACCCCTACGGGGCTGCTCTCGGTTGGCCTGGGCTCGGTGGCGAGGATGCTGGGGCTGAGGGTGGTGACGCCGGAGTCGGTGCTGATGGTGCTGCCGGCACGGCTGCTGCTGGCAAGACTAGTGCTGGCGCTGGGGCCGCTGGCGACGACACCTCGGACGCGTGGGCTGCAACGTCGGCATCGGCATCCGCTGCCGCATCCGCAAAGCCCATCGCTGACTCCCCCAAAAAGCATCGCCCCGGCCGCAAGGCGGGTGCGATCGTCGTGATGGTCGATGGGCACCTTGCCCTTTACCTAGAGCGCGGCGGCAAGTCGTTGCTCGCGTTCGATCTGGAACCAGCCGTCGTGGATGCCGCAACTCGCTCACTCACGAGCACCCTGCGCGGAACGCTGCCAAAACTCCGCATCGAGAAGGTCAACGGTGATTTCGCCGTCGGCACCCCGGTGGGAAAAGCGCTCGTGGAGGCCGGATTCGTCGCAACACCGCAGGGGTTGAGGCTTCGTGCCTGA
- a CDS encoding DNA-formamidopyrimidine glycosylase family protein, giving the protein MPEGDSVYKAAAKLRAALDHQVLTRTDFRVPSFATLDLSGQTVTSVVPRGKHLLIRVAEGTDGATADAVAPAPAPASEPGSGLTIHSHLKMEGVWQIYGAGERWRKPSYLARGVLSTATKTAVGFELGLLEVVPTASEDSIVGHLGPDLLGPDWDAELALANLLSDPARPLALALLDQRNLAGLGNVFANELSFLRGIRPHTPIGEIADPKRLVALAFKAIMVNKDRPIRNLTGLPRGKPRYWVHGRRGEACLRCGTRIESDQLGTGPTDTRYMWWCPSCQN; this is encoded by the coding sequence GTGCCTGAGGGTGATTCCGTCTATAAGGCGGCAGCGAAACTGCGGGCAGCGCTCGACCACCAAGTGCTCACCCGCACCGACTTTCGGGTGCCCTCCTTTGCGACGCTCGACCTCAGCGGCCAGACAGTCACGAGTGTGGTGCCGCGCGGCAAGCACCTACTGATTCGCGTTGCCGAGGGAACCGACGGCGCCACAGCCGACGCCGTCGCACCCGCACCCGCACCCGCCAGCGAACCCGGCTCGGGCCTCACGATCCACAGCCACCTCAAGATGGAGGGCGTCTGGCAGATTTACGGCGCCGGCGAGCGGTGGCGCAAGCCGTCCTACTTGGCTCGCGGAGTGCTGAGCACGGCAACGAAGACCGCGGTAGGTTTCGAACTGGGGCTGCTTGAAGTGGTGCCCACGGCATCCGAAGACAGCATTGTGGGGCACCTGGGCCCGGACCTTCTGGGGCCTGACTGGGATGCCGAACTCGCGTTGGCGAACCTGCTGTCAGACCCAGCGCGCCCGCTTGCGCTCGCGCTACTCGATCAGCGGAACCTCGCCGGTCTCGGCAACGTTTTCGCCAACGAGTTGAGCTTTCTGCGCGGTATTCGCCCGCACACCCCCATCGGCGAGATCGCCGACCCGAAGCGCCTCGTCGCGCTCGCGTTCAAGGCGATCATGGTGAACAAGGACCGCCCGATCCGCAATCTCACCGGCCTGCCGCGCGGCAAACCCCGCTACTGGGTGCACGGGCGGCGCGGCGAAGCGTGCCTGCGGTGCGGCACCCGCATCGAGTCAGACCAGCTCGGCACCGGCCCCACCGACACCCGCTACATGTGGTGGTGCCCGAGCTGCCAGAACTAG
- a CDS encoding ATP-dependent endonuclease → MSAFDSLKKFVQYNQCEPFIRLVRFPRFKNLANGSQITFDYPITALIGPNGTNKSSILRALQGCPSQYNIGDYWFDTPLDRIEGGDGDQVKDPHRYIHGYRTPSGFNAEVIKTRVGKASRGLDYFETSAPRSRDGMKNMPAPSVTVDGAFRKKTRWRPIEKEVVYLDFRQELPAYDILMSFNWRRQKNDVDSKKKRIRRVGHHVNGALNDLESEHELYGANRILEAAEELGAAELAAVGRILQREYESIRLVKHDFFGVEGYTASLKTRHREYSEAYAGSGEFATIMMVLAIAQAPEASLILLDEPETSLHPGAQRELMRYIAEQCLDRKHQVVLATHSPAMVEELPDSARKLLDIDPADGRVRVLAQTATSNEAFSRIGAQFSQKTILVEDELAKAYVERVARIRGSDFLSSIEIVCVPGGAATIARRVIPVQAPLESMCSVLFDGDQRPDSLPRDVNSVPDGELQGVLDALGISKESLIRDGGSGNSEAQLRKARHTTLGWYLKRVGFLPLDVSPDALLLQQLNVPESDPGLAKSVWVTRTKEALRLLENEAPNAQQILAIQIIALAALPDDDPFFSEIGAELDRLLSDS, encoded by the coding sequence TTGAGCGCCTTTGACTCACTGAAAAAATTCGTTCAGTACAACCAATGTGAACCCTTCATCCGATTGGTCCGATTCCCGCGATTCAAGAATCTTGCGAACGGTTCTCAGATAACTTTCGATTACCCGATTACCGCCCTTATTGGCCCCAACGGGACGAATAAGAGTTCGATTCTTCGAGCGTTACAGGGATGTCCTAGCCAGTACAACATCGGTGACTATTGGTTCGATACACCGCTTGACCGGATCGAGGGGGGAGACGGAGACCAAGTCAAGGACCCGCATCGTTATATCCACGGATACCGTACGCCGAGCGGATTCAACGCCGAGGTCATCAAGACACGAGTTGGCAAAGCGTCTAGAGGGCTTGACTATTTTGAGACCAGCGCGCCCAGATCACGCGACGGCATGAAGAATATGCCTGCGCCATCGGTCACCGTCGACGGAGCTTTCCGGAAGAAAACTCGGTGGCGTCCGATCGAGAAAGAAGTTGTCTATCTGGACTTTCGGCAGGAACTTCCCGCATACGACATTCTTATGAGCTTCAACTGGCGGCGTCAGAAAAACGACGTTGACTCTAAGAAGAAGCGCATTCGGCGAGTTGGCCACCACGTGAATGGCGCTTTGAACGATCTCGAATCTGAGCATGAGCTATACGGAGCTAATCGTATTCTTGAGGCAGCGGAAGAGCTCGGGGCGGCTGAGCTCGCTGCTGTAGGCCGCATTCTGCAGCGTGAATACGAATCAATCCGGCTCGTGAAGCATGATTTTTTTGGAGTCGAGGGTTACACGGCATCCTTGAAGACACGACACCGTGAGTATTCTGAGGCTTATGCTGGAAGCGGTGAGTTTGCCACGATTATGATGGTGCTCGCGATCGCTCAGGCGCCCGAGGCGAGCCTTATTCTCTTAGATGAACCCGAGACTTCTCTTCATCCGGGGGCCCAACGCGAGCTAATGCGATACATCGCTGAACAATGTCTCGATAGAAAGCATCAAGTCGTCCTTGCAACGCACTCGCCTGCGATGGTTGAGGAGCTCCCTGATTCTGCGAGAAAACTTCTAGATATTGATCCGGCAGACGGTCGCGTGAGAGTTCTCGCGCAAACTGCGACAAGCAACGAAGCTTTCTCAAGGATCGGTGCTCAGTTTTCGCAGAAGACTATTCTTGTCGAGGACGAGCTCGCTAAGGCCTATGTAGAACGAGTTGCCCGAATCCGCGGCAGTGATTTCCTCAGTTCAATCGAGATTGTCTGCGTCCCAGGGGGAGCGGCAACTATCGCGCGGCGTGTAATTCCTGTTCAAGCGCCACTTGAATCGATGTGTTCGGTTCTATTCGACGGCGACCAACGACCCGACAGCCTCCCCCGCGACGTAAATTCAGTGCCTGATGGTGAATTGCAGGGTGTGCTCGATGCGCTAGGGATTTCGAAGGAATCGCTAATCCGAGATGGTGGCTCAGGAAACAGCGAGGCCCAGCTTCGAAAGGCGCGCCACACGACACTCGGTTGGTACCTAAAACGTGTCGGTTTTCTCCCCTTGGACGTCAGCCCTGACGCTCTCCTGCTTCAGCAACTGAACGTGCCAGAGTCAGATCCGGGACTCGCGAAGTCTGTGTGGGTAACGCGGACTAAAGAAGCGCTACGCCTGCTTGAGAATGAAGCGCCGAATGCGCAGCAGATACTAGCTATTCAAATCATCGCACTTGCTGCATTGCCTGACGACGACCCGTTCTTTTCTGAGATCGGTGCTGAGCTAGATCGGCTCCTTTCTGACAGCTGA
- a CDS encoding TIGR02391 family protein: protein MENESPLVLTFDPQTVDHLGAKMYSHLPNALAELVANAYDADATQVLIRIESNGSVSITDDGHGMSREDVSTKYLHIGRNRRLDQSASTESGRRRVSGKKGLGKLALFGIGKRVELMTTRSNSKERTCIVMSYDDMMASDGAYRPTESQGEVTLETHGTAVRLSDLKRTSPINGSDVAVGLARLFNYVDADFKIVVESPEGERFRVTPESRLDAVDVEFEWNFPQDWSDDDAFELSKGTSGHIVASKTPLRHGMRGITLYVKGRLANEPEYFGASESSYAYSYLSGYLAVDYLDDLDPDVIATDRRAIDWDTEETMELRDRLQMLVARIGLEWRQRRKLKKKDESEAALGSTTEEWVNSIRTEEREAVRGIVAAIESDDVEIPVAQQTELLRMVQKVAPPRAEYVWRHLHPEIQQVTRAFYERDDFYTAVNEAIKRYVNRTKSSAGLDSGEAARIVSQAFGGNGKLQVFAPYLNLFDPSTAYNVEQGQMHVSMGVVAGFRNPLAHEEVEKLHSSGAFSFDDCLDALSIISHLMRRLDGAQHRP, encoded by the coding sequence GTGGAAAATGAAAGTCCTCTAGTTCTAACTTTTGACCCACAGACGGTCGATCATTTGGGGGCGAAAATGTACTCTCACCTCCCGAATGCCCTAGCAGAGCTCGTAGCCAACGCGTACGACGCGGACGCCACCCAAGTGCTGATACGAATTGAAAGCAACGGCAGTGTCTCGATCACTGATGATGGGCACGGTATGTCACGTGAAGATGTGTCAACCAAATATCTACATATCGGCAGAAATCGTCGGCTAGACCAGTCAGCATCGACGGAGAGTGGGCGACGTCGAGTATCAGGGAAGAAAGGTCTCGGAAAGCTCGCGCTGTTCGGCATCGGTAAGCGAGTAGAGCTCATGACTACTCGTTCGAATTCGAAGGAGCGGACCTGCATCGTGATGTCCTACGACGACATGATGGCTTCCGATGGCGCGTATAGACCTACGGAGTCTCAGGGCGAGGTGACACTCGAAACGCACGGCACGGCAGTTCGTTTGAGTGACCTCAAGCGAACAAGCCCGATCAATGGATCAGACGTAGCTGTAGGACTTGCTCGGCTCTTTAACTATGTCGACGCTGATTTCAAAATTGTTGTTGAGTCCCCGGAGGGCGAGCGGTTCCGCGTCACTCCTGAAAGCAGGTTGGACGCAGTTGACGTCGAGTTTGAATGGAATTTCCCTCAAGACTGGAGCGATGATGACGCTTTCGAGCTCAGCAAAGGCACAAGTGGCCACATCGTCGCCTCCAAGACGCCACTTAGACACGGCATGCGAGGTATTACTCTCTATGTCAAAGGTCGTCTAGCAAACGAGCCCGAGTACTTTGGCGCATCAGAGTCAAGTTACGCATACTCCTATTTATCGGGCTACCTCGCAGTCGACTATTTAGACGACTTAGATCCAGACGTAATCGCTACAGATCGTCGAGCAATTGATTGGGACACCGAAGAGACGATGGAGCTTCGCGATCGACTCCAGATGCTAGTTGCGCGTATTGGGCTCGAATGGCGTCAGCGACGCAAGCTCAAGAAGAAGGATGAATCAGAAGCCGCTCTCGGCAGCACCACAGAGGAATGGGTAAACAGCATTCGAACTGAAGAACGTGAAGCTGTTCGCGGAATAGTTGCTGCGATCGAGTCCGATGATGTCGAAATACCTGTGGCTCAGCAAACTGAATTACTAAGAATGGTTCAAAAAGTCGCCCCACCGCGGGCCGAGTATGTCTGGCGTCACTTACATCCAGAGATACAACAAGTCACCCGTGCTTTCTACGAGCGTGACGATTTTTATACCGCAGTTAACGAAGCGATCAAGCGCTATGTAAACCGAACCAAATCGTCAGCGGGACTTGACTCGGGGGAAGCCGCACGAATCGTGTCACAAGCGTTCGGAGGGAATGGGAAACTGCAGGTGTTTGCTCCCTACCTGAATCTATTCGATCCGAGTACGGCTTATAACGTAGAACAGGGCCAGATGCATGTGTCGATGGGCGTTGTCGCCGGCTTCAGAAACCCTCTCGCGCACGAGGAAGTTGAAAAATTGCATTCGTCCGGAGCCTTTAGCTTCGACGATTGCCTCGACGCATTGAGTATTATCTCTCACCTCATGCGTCGTTTAGACGGGGCTCAACACAGACCGTAG
- a CDS encoding DNA cytosine methyltransferase, which translates to MLDLFAGAGGLTAGFHAASKRFRTARAVEMDLAAAASYEQTFGAGLVYAGAIQDWLDEETVPENIDVVVGGPPCQGFSTLGKQDAEDSRNSLWRQYAETIVRANPKYFVVENVAAFGKSKQFGDFEEAVSESGFLSDYAFEFKVLNAADFGAHQSRKRAVLIGHHRDLSAPGFPAATHVGNHGTVRQAFQEVPVEPDSDPVYASRSVEFMGKVYAGSFSPRELHLSRNYSELSLSRFAAIPTGGNRFDLPDALKAPCWIKHTNGSGDVMGRLHADRPSVTIRTEFFKPEKGRYLHPEAMRAITHYEAAILQGFPDSHRFVGSRTAIARQIGNAVPIPLGQAIGRHLAALI; encoded by the coding sequence GTGCTCGATCTGTTTGCGGGGGCAGGCGGTCTGACCGCGGGATTTCATGCTGCATCCAAGCGATTTCGGACTGCCCGCGCAGTAGAAATGGATCTTGCTGCCGCGGCCTCTTATGAGCAGACTTTTGGAGCGGGACTGGTATACGCTGGCGCGATTCAGGACTGGCTAGACGAAGAAACTGTCCCCGAAAATATAGACGTTGTAGTAGGAGGGCCTCCCTGTCAGGGCTTCTCGACGCTCGGCAAACAGGACGCCGAGGACTCCCGAAACTCTCTTTGGCGTCAGTACGCAGAGACCATCGTTCGAGCAAATCCTAAGTATTTTGTTGTCGAGAATGTCGCAGCGTTCGGCAAGTCAAAACAATTCGGAGATTTTGAAGAGGCTGTGTCGGAATCTGGCTTTCTTAGTGACTACGCTTTCGAGTTTAAGGTGCTGAATGCTGCGGATTTCGGGGCGCATCAAAGCCGTAAACGTGCGGTACTGATAGGGCACCATCGAGACTTGTCGGCGCCGGGTTTTCCCGCTGCTACTCATGTTGGAAACCACGGAACCGTCCGTCAAGCGTTTCAAGAAGTTCCTGTGGAGCCGGATTCAGATCCGGTTTATGCGTCTAGGTCGGTTGAATTTATGGGGAAGGTCTACGCTGGTAGTTTTTCGCCACGCGAACTTCACCTGAGTCGAAACTACTCTGAGCTTTCGCTGTCTCGCTTTGCGGCGATTCCAACGGGCGGAAATAGGTTCGATTTGCCCGATGCACTGAAGGCGCCGTGCTGGATTAAACACACAAATGGGAGCGGGGACGTGATGGGCCGACTGCACGCAGATCGTCCTTCGGTGACGATACGTACTGAGTTTTTCAAGCCCGAGAAAGGCCGGTACTTACATCCTGAGGCCATGCGCGCGATCACCCATTACGAAGCCGCAATCTTGCAAGGTTTCCCGGACTCTCATCGCTTTGTTGGATCGCGAACTGCGATAGCCCGGCAAATCGGGAACGCTGTGCCGATCCCACTAGGTCAAGCAATTGGTCGGCACCTCGCTGCTCTAATTTGA